In one Scyliorhinus canicula chromosome 3, sScyCan1.1, whole genome shotgun sequence genomic region, the following are encoded:
- the elac1 gene encoding zinc phosphodiesterase ELAC protein 1, which translates to MAMELTFLGTGSAYPSPSRGASALALRYQGECWLFDCGEGTQTQFMRSQLRAGKIAKIFITHLHGDHVFGLPGLLCTVSLQSSPLSNKQPVEVYGPVGLRTFLRTSMNLSHSQLLFPYVVHELVPTEDQCFPEEWREPFIQKVDDQLHPQELPGKTIYLNPQEDCYNLVTDEQFIVKAFRLFHRIPSFGFVIEEKKRPGRLQTQKLKDMGVHPGPLYGKLKNGQAITLNNGVRIFPVDVLEAPIPGRKICILGDCSRIVGDMGKKLCSDADVLVHEATLDDSQSDKAEEHGHCTPKTAAEFAKSCKVKRLILTHFSQRYKPTALTNAGDDDVMELKTQAELVLEGQEVTLAEDFMVIEIPFNKTKQPIIPTQ; encoded by the exons ATGGCCATGGAGCTGACATTCCTGGGCACGGGCTCGGCTTACCCGTCCCCCAGCCGAGGGGCATCGGCCTTGGCGCTGCGGTACCAGGGCGAATGCTGGCTCTTCGACTGCGGCGAGGGCACCCAGACTCAGTTCATGAGGAGTCAGCTGAGAGCAG GAAAAATTGCAAAGATTTTCATTACTCATCTGCATGGTGACCATGTATTTGGTTTGCCTGGTCTGTTGTGCACAGTGAGTCTCCAAAGTAGTCCGCTCTCAAATAAACAACCTGTTGAGGTTTACGGGCCAGTTGGATTGAGAACATTTCTGAGGACAAGCATGAATCTTTCTCACTCACAGTTGCTGTTCCCATATGTTGTCCATGAACTGGTTCCAACAGAAGATCAGTGTTTTCCTGAAGAATGGAGGGAGCCTTTTATACAGAAAGTGGATGATCAGCTTCACCCTCAAGAACTGCCAGGAAAAACAATTTATCTTAATCCTCAGGAAGACTGCTACAATCTTGTCACCGATGAACAGTTCATCGTAAAAGCATTCCGGCTTTTCCATCGCATACCATCTTTTGGTTTTGTAATTGAGGAGAAAAAACGACCAGGAAGACTACAGACACAAAAACTGAAAGATATGG GTGTTCATCCAGGACCTCTCTATGGGAAACTAAAAAACGGACAAGCCATCACTCTAAATAATGGTGTTAGGATTTTTCCCGTGGATGTACTAGAAGCTCCTATTCCAGGTCGGAAAATATGCATTTTGGGAGATTGCTCACGAATTGTTGGTGACATGGGTAAGAAGCTTTGCAGTGATGCagatgtgctggtgcatgagGCCACACTAGATGACAGTCAGTCCGACAAGGCTGAGGAGCATGGACACTGCACTCCAAAGACTGCTGCAGAGTTTGCAAAATCGTGCAAAGTTAAACGGCTGATCCTTACTCACTTTAGTCAAAGATACAAGCCTACAGCCTTGACTAATGCAGGAGATGATGATGTAATGGAACTGAAGACACAGGCTGAATTGGTGCTGGAAGGACAGGAAGTGACACTAGCTGAAGACTTTATGGTGATTGAAATCCCTTTCAACAAGACAAAGCAACCGATAATCCCAACACAATAA